Proteins encoded in a region of the Neoarius graeffei isolate fNeoGra1 chromosome 3, fNeoGra1.pri, whole genome shotgun sequence genome:
- the pkib gene encoding cAMP-dependent protein kinase inhibitor beta → MTDVETVVTDFAATGRTGRRNAMPDILGSNAGPEAADLPNKLADLTVGDNAEHGGEGSSASDTVKDPAGGKDQAEGT, encoded by the exons ATGACTGATGTGGAGACTGTTGTCACCGACTTCGCTGCCACAGGAAGGACTGGCCGACGAAACGCCATGCCAGATATTTTAGGTTCGAATGCAGGACCTGAAGCAGCAGACCTTCCAAACAAACTAGCTGATCTTACTGTTGGAG ATAATGCTGAACATGGAGGAGAAGGTTCATCCGCAAGTGACACAGTCAAGGACCCTGCAGGAGGAAAGGACCAGGCAGAGGGAACATAA
- the LOC132882726 gene encoding fatty acid-binding protein, brain-like, whose amino-acid sequence MEAFIGTWKLVQDVNYDSYLRATGAGEEMIAITNVLKPVVTISQDDSIVVITRKSGLGTEEVSFTLGREFKREEKDGRYCKVTVELEENQLVQVEKWDNEEAIAVCEVKDGKLIKTITFQGITAMRTFEKV is encoded by the exons atggagGCTTTCATCGGCACTTGGAAACTTGTTCAAGACGTGAACTATGACAGTTACCTGAGAGCAACTG GTGCTGGCGAAGAAATGATTGCTATTACAAATGTACTTAAACCAGTTGTCACAATTTCCCAAGACGATAGCATTGTGGTCATTACACGGAAGAGCGGCCTTGGTACTGAAGAAGTCTCATTCACACTGGGAAGAGAATTCAAGAGAGAGGAAAAGGATGGCAGATACTGCAAA GTTACTGTAGAGCTAGAAGAAAACCAACTTGTACAGGTGGAGAAATGGGACAATGAAGAAGCTATAGCTGTCTGTGAGGTCAAGGATGGGAAACTGATCAAG ACAATAACATTTCAGGGCATCACAGCAATGCGAACCTTTGAGAAGGTGTAA